One genomic segment of Hevea brasiliensis isolate MT/VB/25A 57/8 chromosome 3, ASM3005281v1, whole genome shotgun sequence includes these proteins:
- the LOC131178542 gene encoding stress-response A/B barrel domain-containing protein HS1-like, whose amino-acid sequence MAEAKGVAEAGRVAKHIILAKFKEDVSAEEIQQLIKGYANLVNLIPPMKSFRWGTDAGIENLTEGYTHVFESTFETTQGIAEYVAHPAHIEYSNLLAPALEKVLAMDYQSDIVQL is encoded by the exons ATGGCTGAAGCAAAAGGAGTGGCAGAAGCAGGAAGAGTCGCCAAGCACATTATTTTGGCAAAGTTCAAAGAAGATGTTTCAGCTGAAGAGATTCAACAACTCATAAAGGGATATGCCAATCTCGTCAATCTTATTCCACCCATGAAGTCTTTCCGTTG GGGCACAGATGCAGGCATTGAGAACCTGACAGAAGGTTACACTCATGTGTTTGAATCTACCTTTGAGACAACACAAGGAATTGCAGAGTACGTAGCTCATCCTGCTCACATTGAATATTCCAATCTTCTCGCTCCTGCTCTGGAGAAAGTCCTTGCCATGGATTACCAGTCCGATATCGTTCAACTCTAA
- the LOC110641495 gene encoding stress-response A/B barrel domain-containing protein HS1-like, whose protein sequence is MAEAKGVAEAERVAKHIILAKFKEEVSAEEIQQLIKGYANLVNLIPPMKSFRWGTDAGIENLTEGYTHVFESTFETTQGIAEYVAHPAHIEYSNLLAPALEKVLAMDYQSNIVQL, encoded by the exons ATGGCTGAAGCAAAAGGAGTAGCAGAAGCAGAAAGAGTCGCCAAGCACATTATTTTGGCAAAGTTCAAAGAAGAAGTTTCAGCTGAAGAGATTCAACAACTCATAAAGGGATATGCCAATCTCGTCAATCTTATTCCACCCATGAAGTCTTTCCGTTG GGGCACAGATGCAGGCATTGAGAACCTGACAGAAGGTTACACCCATGTGTTTGAATCTACCTTTGAGACAACACAAGGAATTGCAGAATACGTAGCTCATCCTGCTCACATTGAATATTCCAATCTGCTTGCTCCTGCTCTGGAGAAAGTCCTTGCAATGGATTACCAGTCCAATATCGTTCAACTCTAA